A single genomic interval of Leptospira dzoumogneensis harbors:
- a CDS encoding alpha/beta hydrolase, with product MNWEQNYHLEDGTFVGAGDVSIYYRAYRAKDANNPRTLVVHHGIGEHGKRYDNLLEALSGKGYNVYLIDARGHGKSGGSRGVVTHFNQFLADLDRLISIAKQKEGVKQVTLMGHSMGALISLFYAGEPSHQASLDRLVLSGLPISVKTDLVMNIKKGAGSLLAGAFPTLTVPTGLDVNALSRDKSVVEAYKKDPLVHGSVGAYLGDFLLNSKEKALEKAARINFPVYLFHGKEDSIALSVGTEEAFKVIPSSDKSMKIYDGLYHETMNELPADKAKVLGDLVNWLQTH from the coding sequence ATGAATTGGGAACAAAACTACCATCTGGAAGACGGAACCTTCGTAGGAGCAGGCGACGTATCCATCTATTATAGAGCCTACCGCGCAAAAGACGCAAACAATCCTAGAACCTTAGTGGTCCATCACGGGATCGGAGAACACGGAAAAAGATACGACAACCTACTCGAAGCTCTTTCCGGAAAAGGATATAATGTTTATCTAATAGATGCCCGCGGCCACGGAAAATCAGGTGGAAGCAGAGGTGTAGTCACTCATTTTAACCAATTTTTAGCGGACCTGGACAGACTGATCAGCATTGCAAAACAAAAAGAAGGAGTGAAACAAGTCACTCTAATGGGACACTCCATGGGAGCATTGATCTCATTATTTTACGCCGGAGAACCTTCCCACCAAGCAAGTTTAGACAGACTTGTTCTGAGCGGATTGCCTATCTCAGTAAAAACGGATTTAGTAATGAATATCAAAAAAGGCGCAGGAAGTTTACTCGCAGGAGCATTCCCCACTCTTACTGTTCCAACCGGATTAGATGTAAACGCATTATCCAGAGACAAGTCAGTTGTGGAAGCTTACAAAAAAGATCCTTTAGTTCACGGTTCTGTTGGAGCCTACTTAGGAGACTTCCTTTTGAATTCCAAAGAAAAAGCTTTAGAAAAAGCGGCTCGTATCAACTTCCCGGTTTATCTATTCCATGGAAAAGAAGATTCGATCGCACTTTCCGTAGGAACGGAAGAAGCGTTCAAAGTCATTCCTTCTTCAGACAAGTCCATGAAAATTTATGACGGCTTGTATCATGAAACCATGAATGAACTTCCAGCGGACAAGGCAAAGGTTTTGGGAGATTTAGTGAACTGGTTACAGACTCATTGA
- a CDS encoding PA0069 family radical SAM protein, whose product MNSKKRGTEELPPSRFDKTQREVWLEDRIDLGEDTSPSTQFFWEDSKSVLTRNKSPDIPFDASINPYRGCEHGCIYCFARPNHSYVDLSPGLDFETKIFVKKDPAKLLAEELRKKKQAVSPITIGTATDPYQPGERTYKNTRSLLEVMLEFKQPTAIITKSSLIQRDIDILSEMGKLGILKVFLSITTLDKELWSKLEPRAPAPARRMETLRKLTDVGIPTGVLFAPVIPFINDFEMEYLLEQASLSGAEAAGMVFVRLPFEVAPLFEDWLTRHFPLKKEKVLKIISEARGGKLYKATWGERMKGEGNYAELLQKRFSICIKRFGLTKRRELRTDLFAVPSRYLLKKKKHEEFLPGLFPE is encoded by the coding sequence ATGAATTCTAAGAAAAGAGGAACAGAAGAACTCCCTCCCAGTAGATTTGATAAGACCCAAAGAGAAGTCTGGCTAGAAGATAGGATAGATCTAGGAGAGGACACCTCTCCTTCTACCCAATTCTTTTGGGAAGATTCCAAATCAGTCCTGACTCGAAACAAATCACCTGATATTCCATTCGATGCAAGTATCAATCCTTATAGAGGCTGCGAGCATGGATGTATTTATTGTTTCGCAAGACCGAATCATTCGTATGTGGATCTTTCACCAGGACTGGATTTCGAAACTAAAATATTCGTAAAAAAGGACCCAGCTAAACTTTTAGCGGAAGAATTAAGAAAGAAAAAGCAGGCAGTCTCACCTATCACGATAGGAACGGCCACAGATCCTTATCAACCTGGAGAAAGGACCTATAAAAACACAAGATCACTCTTAGAAGTGATGTTGGAATTCAAACAACCTACTGCAATCATCACTAAGTCCTCTCTTATACAAAGAGATATAGACATTCTTTCCGAAATGGGAAAATTAGGAATTTTGAAAGTATTTCTTTCTATCACCACTTTGGACAAAGAGCTTTGGTCCAAATTAGAACCTAGGGCCCCTGCTCCCGCAAGAAGAATGGAAACTCTTCGCAAACTCACAGATGTTGGAATTCCAACAGGGGTATTATTTGCTCCTGTAATTCCTTTTATAAACGATTTCGAAATGGAATATCTATTGGAACAGGCATCTTTATCAGGTGCAGAAGCTGCCGGAATGGTATTCGTGAGACTTCCATTCGAAGTAGCGCCTTTATTCGAAGATTGGCTTACCAGACATTTCCCTCTCAAAAAAGAAAAAGTCCTGAAAATAATCTCGGAAGCAAGAGGAGGTAAATTATACAAAGCAACCTGGGGAGAAAGAATGAAAGGAGAAGGAAATTATGCGGAACTTCTCCAAAAAAGATTTTCGATCTGCATCAAAAGGTTCGGGCTCACAAAAAGAAGAGAATTGAGGACCGATCTATTTGCAGTTCCTTCTCGTTATCTTCTGAAAAAGAAAAAACATGAGGAATTCCTACCGGGCCTATTTCCGGAATAA
- a CDS encoding glutathione S-transferase family protein — MSDLKLVIGNKNISSWSFRPWILLTQFEIPFEEISLKLFTPEYAAIIDKYSPSKKVPVLNDGDLRVWDSLSIAEYLAEKYAEKGLWPKDQIARAKARSVTAEMHSGFTGLRSNLSMNFHGRKSDFSVPEDAKKDIDRIQTLWEECLSSYGGPFLFGKNFSIADAFYAPVVSRFITYGVKLGPKASGYVETISSLPSYKSWGEGAKLEIN, encoded by the coding sequence ATGAGCGATCTGAAACTTGTAATAGGAAATAAAAACATCTCCTCCTGGTCTTTCCGTCCATGGATCCTACTCACTCAATTCGAAATTCCTTTCGAAGAGATCTCCTTAAAACTATTCACACCTGAATACGCAGCCATAATCGATAAGTACTCACCTTCTAAAAAAGTCCCTGTCTTAAACGACGGAGACCTAAGAGTCTGGGACAGTCTTAGCATCGCGGAATATTTGGCAGAAAAATATGCGGAGAAGGGACTCTGGCCCAAGGATCAAATCGCAAGAGCCAAGGCAAGATCCGTAACTGCGGAAATGCATTCAGGATTCACAGGCCTAAGATCCAATCTAAGCATGAATTTTCATGGCAGAAAGTCCGACTTCTCCGTTCCGGAAGATGCAAAGAAGGACATAGATAGGATCCAAACTCTTTGGGAAGAATGTTTGAGCTCCTACGGAGGACCTTTCTTATTCGGTAAAAACTTCTCCATTGCTGATGCATTCTATGCCCCGGTTGTTTCCAGATTCATAACATACGGAGTAAAACTCGGGCCTAAAGCAAGCGGGTATGTGGAGACAATCTCCAGTTTACCTTCTTACAAATCTTGGGGAGAAGGAGCTAAATTAGAGATCAACTAA